One Denticeps clupeoides chromosome 12, fDenClu1.1, whole genome shotgun sequence genomic window carries:
- the ikbke gene encoding inhibitor of nuclear factor kappa-B kinase subunit epsilon, translating to MTASTANYIWSMEDVLGQGATASVHKARNKKTGELVAVKVFNVASYSRPYEVQMREFEMLRRLSHVNIVRLFAVEEMHMNPKQKVLVMEFCSGGSLLNLLEEPENAFGLSEPEFLVVLQCVVNGMNHLRENGVVHRDIKPGNIMRQVGDDGRSVYKLTDFGAARELEDNEKFVSIYGTEEYLHPDMYERAVLRKPQLKSFGVTVDLWSIGVTFYHAATGSLPFVPYGGPRRNKQIMYKITIEKPPQAIAGVQKVEEGPIEWSYQLPHNCQLSEGLKAQLVPVLANILEANQEKCWGFDQFFAATTDVLHRVTVYVFSLQQATPHTIYVHFYSTASVFFEEVQAQTGVSPERQHFLFQGHRLLLEPSMKVVNLPQTTEDRPIFLLSHWPEKAAGIMSREPETPAMPSRFDVMADYSFSKALVGVIHQFLRVACSLHKTRELILQGFYAYIENVRNECVASMSKITILTMKLPSVLSMEERILKLSQFHSHLSDSTEDIGRLRQVEENLPLYANGIREFQNRLDHLHVDLAKCSTALAEDKCVQKMDALLKRIVCIHQQYRKDRLTGKLCYNDEQIHKFEKINLSTHIKKVKSLYRDDCLQKFHSVLAAVSNWTSVLHDIEKKLKDFAHFFYQLMGDLQMCEEGQNKVLDSVLVRSLQGSQDDMGKDHMILRMKHLKAEMEAVAQELQSNNGIIASLGTLNCPTPLKQSSS from the exons ATGACAGCGAGCACGGCGAATTACATCTGGTCCATGGAGGACGTCCtgggccaaggtgccacagccAGCGTCCACAAAGCCAGAAACAAG AAAACCGGGGAGCTGGTGGCGGTGAAAGTGTTTAACGTGGCCAGCTACAGTCGGCCCTACGAGGTCCAGATGAGGGAGTTCGAGATGCTGAGACGTCTCAGCCACGTCAACATTGTCAGGCTCTTCGCGGTGGAGGAG ATGCACATGAACCCAAAGCAGAAGGTCCTGGTGATGGAGTTCTGCTCGGGTGGCAGCCTGCTGAACCTGCTGGAGGAGCCGGAGAACGCTTTCGGCCTCTCTGAGCCCGAGTTCCTGGTGGTTCTCCAatgtgtgg TCAACGGGATGAACCACTTGCGCGAGAACGGGGTGGTCCACCGCGACATCAAACCCGGGAACATCATGAGGCAGGTGGGCGACGACGGGCGGTCCGTCTACAAGCTCACCGACTTCGGCGCCGCCCGCGAGCTTGAGGACAACGAGAAGTTCGTGTCCATTTACGGCACGGAGGAGTACCTG catccAGACATGTACGAGCGTGCCGTGCTAAGGAAGCCTCAGCTGAAGTCGTTTGGTGTGACCGTTGACCTCTGGAGCATTGGCGTCACCTTCTACCACGCAGCCACCGGCAGTCTGCCCTTCGTCCCCTATGGAGGACCTCGCCGGAACAAGCAGATcat GTACAAGATCACCATTGAGAAGCCACCCCAGGCGATAGCGGGCGTTcagaaggtggaggagggaCCAATCGAGTGGAGCTACCAGCTGCCCCACAACTGCCAGCTGTCAGA GGGTCTGAAGGCGCAGCTGGTCCCAGTCCTGGCCAACATCCTGGAGGCCAACCAGGAGAAGTGCTGGGGATTTGACCAGTTCTTCGCCGCCACCACAGACGTCCTCCACCGGGTCACGGTCTACGTCTTCTCGCTGCAGCAGGCCACGCCCCACACCATCTATGTCCACTTCTACAGCAC GGCCTCCGTCTTCTTCGAGGAGGTTCAAGCGCAGACAGGCGTATCGCCCGAGCGGCAGCACTTCCTGTTCCAGGGCCACCGGCTGCTCCTGGAGCCCAGCATGAAGGTGGTCAACCTGCCCCAGACCACCGAGGACCGACCCATATTTCTGCTGAGCCACTGGCCCGAGAAAGCAGCGGGGATCATGAGCCGGGAAC CGGAAACCCCCGCCATGCCCTCGAGATTTGACGTGATGGCCGACTACTCCTTCTCTAAG GCCCTCGTTGGTGTAATTCACCAGTTTTTGAGAGTTGCGTGCTCCCTACACAAGACACGTGAGCTGATCCTGCAGGGCTTCTATGCTTACAT AGAAAACGTTCGTAACGAATGCGTCGCATCAATGTCCAAGATCACCATCCTGACCATGAAGCTCCCATCCGTCCTCAGCATGGAGGAGAGGATTCTGAAACT GAGCCAGTTCCATTCACATCTGTCAGACTCCACAGAGGACATTGGGAGGTTAAGACAG GTGGAAGAGAACCTGCCGCTCTATGCCAACGGCATAAGAGAATTTCAGAACCGGCTGGACCACCTGCACGTGGATCTCGCCAAGTGTTCGACCGCTCTGGCCGAGGATAAATG CGTGCAGAAGATGGATGCCCTGCTGAAGAGGATCGTGTGCATTCACCAGCAGTACCGAAAGGACCGCCTCACTGGCA AGCTCTGCTACAACGATGAACAGATCCACAAGTTCGAGAA AATAAACCTGTCCACACACATCAAGAAGGTCAAGTCCCTCTACAGAGACGACTGCCTGCAGAAGTTCCACAGTGTTCTAGCAGCCGTGAGCAACTGGACCag TGTGCTGCATGACATCGAGAAGAAGCTGAAGGACTTCGCTCATTTCTTCTACCAGCTGATGGGAGACCTGCAGATGTGCGAGGAGGGCCAGAACAAG GTCCTGGACAGTGTCCTGGTGCGATCGCTGCAGGGTTCCCAAGACGACATGGGCAAAGACCACATGATCCTCAG AATGAAGCACCTGAAAGCCGAGATGGAGGCGGTGGCTCAGGAGCTTCAGTCCAACAACGGCATCATCGCGAG tctcGGGACCTTGAACTGCCCCACACCGCTGAAGCAGAGTTCATCCTGA